A stretch of DNA from Thalassospiraceae bacterium LMO-SO8:
GGCCGCACGGAGGACATGACCGAGCAGAAGGCCGACTACGCCGCCAAGACCAATGCCCGCACCCTGGCCGAGGCCGTGCGCGGCGCCGACGTGTTCCTGGGCTTGTCCGCCGGCGGCATCCTGAAGAAGGAAATGGTCGAGACCATGGCCGAACGGCCGTTCATCATGGCGCTTGCCAATCCGGACCCGGAAATCCTGCCCGAGGACGCGCGCGCCGCGAACCCGCAGGCGGTCATCTGCACGGGCCGTTCGGACTATCCCAACCAGGTCAACAACGTGCTCTGCTTCCCCTTCATCTTCCGGGGTGCGCTCGATTGCGGGGCGACGACCATCAACGAGGAAATGAAGCTGGCGGCGGTCAAGGCCATCGCCGACCTGACCATGGCGGAAAGCTCCGAAACCGTGGCCCGCACCTATTCGGGCGAGGACCTCAGGTTCGGCCCCGAATACCTGCTGCCCAAGCCGTTCGACATGCGCTTGATCGTCGAGGTCGCGACCGCCGTCGCCAAGGCAGCCATGGACTCGGGCGTCGCCAAGCATCCGATCGCCGATTTCGATGCCTACCGCGACAAGCTGGAACAGTTCGTGTTCCGCTCGGGCATGTTGATGAAGCCGATTTTCGAGCGCGCCAAGCAGGACCCCAAGCGTCTGGTCATCGCCGAGGGCGAAAGCCACCGGGTGCTGCGCGCGACCCAGGTCCTGGTCGACGAAGGCATCGCCAAGCCGATCCTGATCGGCCGGCCCGATGTGATCGAAATGCGCATCGAACGCCTGGGCCTGCGCATCCAGCCGGAGAAGGATTTCGAAATCTGCAACCCGGAGAACGACCCCCGCTACGAAGCCTATTGGCGCAGCTATCACGCGCTGATGGAACGCAAGGGCGTGTCGCCGGGGGCGGCGCGCCAGATCGTGCGCACCAACAACACGGTGATCGCGGCGACCATGCTGAAGCGGGGCGAGGCCGACGCCATGCTGTGCGGCGTCATCGGGCGTTACGATTATCACCTGCGCTACATGATGGACGTGGTCGGCAAGGCGCCGGGCGTGCGCGACGTTTCTGCGTTGAGCGTTCTGCTGCTGCCCAAGGGCACGTTCTTCCTGGTCGATACCCAGGTGACCGCCGATCCCTCGGCCGAGGAATTGGCGGAGATGACCCTGCTGTCGGCGGAATTCGTGCAGAGCTTCGGCGAAACGCCCAAGATCGCGTTGTTGTCCCATTCCAACTTCGGCGCCGACGACTCGCCCTGCGCCCGCAAGATGCGGGACGCGCTGCGCATGGTCCGCGAACAGGCCCCGGACCTGGAGGTCGAGGGCGAAATGCAGGCCGACGCCGCCATCGACGAGGACGTGCGCAACCGCGTGTTCCCCAATTCGCGGCTCAAGGGCATGGCCAACCTTCTGGTGTTTCCCGACCGCGAAGCCGCCAACAGCGCCTTCAATCTTTTGAAGTCACTGGACAACGGCCTGCCCATCGGGCCGATCCTGATCGGCACGGACATGCCGGCCCATGTGCTGACCAGCGCCGTGACGGCGCGCGGCATCGTCAACATGGCGGCCCTGGCCGTGGTCGACGCCCAGATCAGGCGCCGCCTGATCTGACCCCGGCCCGTCCACGCAGCCTAATGTCTGCGTGGAATCAACCCCGCCCCGTTCAGGAACTCGCCGAACTTGAGGTCCGCATGGACGATGTCGCGGATAATGTCGTGAAAGCAGATGCGTAGTTCGCGCATGCCGGCATAACCTTGCGCCTGCATCTCGGCGATCAGATTTTCGACCCGTGTCAGGCATTCCGCGTGATGATCGGCATGCCATTGCAGGCCGCTGTAGCCGAGATCCCGCATGAGGTCTTCCTCGTGACGGAAGTGGGCGGTCAGACGCTCCACGAAAATCCTGAACGGCTCTTCGAAATCCTCAAGCACACCGTCAACCAGCCGCGCCACGCAGGCGTTGACGATGTCGATCAGGCCCTGGTGCTGCGGATCAATGTCGTTGTAATGGATATAGAAGGTTGTCGGCAGCGCGAACACCTGCCGCTCTGCATCGTTTGTCATCGGCGGTCATCTCCCAGGCTGGCAACCCACTCGCCTTGCCGTTTCACTGCGAAACCGGATGAAGAAATTCCAATTCATCCAGTCAATTTTAGCGGGAGCTAATGATCCACAACTTTTCATCAATTATTTGTCTAGATTTAATAAACCCTATATTTTTCATGGGATTACATCATACACTGATACTACCTATACAATCAAACATCATGGAAATGGCGGCCAACAACATTCCGCGCCGGCCTGGGAATCACCCGATAACCGTGGGCACGCAGGAACAAGGATTACCCCCTCATCAAGGGTCCCGGACAGGTCGTCCGGCGGCCTGCGTACCGCGCCATTCCCAAGGTTGCCACGGAAAGCGCCGGTCACGGTCGCCGCGCCCCA
This window harbors:
- a CDS encoding hemerythrin family protein, whose protein sequence is MTNDAERQVFALPTTFYIHYNDIDPQHQGLIDIVNACVARLVDGVLEDFEEPFRIFVERLTAHFRHEEDLMRDLGYSGLQWHADHHAECLTRVENLIAEMQAQGYAGMRELRICFHDIIRDIVHADLKFGEFLNGAGLIPRRH
- a CDS encoding NADP-dependent malic enzyme, which translates into the protein MDDTLKERALRFHAEPVPGKLEITPTKPLATQSDLALAYSPGVAFACLAIKEDPEQVAKLTGRQNLVAVISNGTAVLGLGNIGGLASKPVMEGKAVLFKKFAGINVFDIELNETDPEKLVDIIAAMEPTFGAINLEDFKSPDCFILEQKLKARMGIPVFHDDQHGTAIVVCAALTNGLRVVGKDISKVKVVSTGGGAAGIACLNLMVSMGLKRENITLVDHVGVVFEGRTEDMTEQKADYAAKTNARTLAEAVRGADVFLGLSAGGILKKEMVETMAERPFIMALANPDPEILPEDARAANPQAVICTGRSDYPNQVNNVLCFPFIFRGALDCGATTINEEMKLAAVKAIADLTMAESSETVARTYSGEDLRFGPEYLLPKPFDMRLIVEVATAVAKAAMDSGVAKHPIADFDAYRDKLEQFVFRSGMLMKPIFERAKQDPKRLVIAEGESHRVLRATQVLVDEGIAKPILIGRPDVIEMRIERLGLRIQPEKDFEICNPENDPRYEAYWRSYHALMERKGVSPGAARQIVRTNNTVIAATMLKRGEADAMLCGVIGRYDYHLRYMMDVVGKAPGVRDVSALSVLLLPKGTFFLVDTQVTADPSAEELAEMTLLSAEFVQSFGETPKIALLSHSNFGADDSPCARKMRDALRMVREQAPDLEVEGEMQADAAIDEDVRNRVFPNSRLKGMANLLVFPDREAANSAFNLLKSLDNGLPIGPILIGTDMPAHVLTSAVTARGIVNMAALAVVDAQIRRRLI